GGCGACCTTCGCCAATCCCAGCGGCGTCACCTTGACGCCCGAACGTCGCCGACGCGTGCTGGAACTCGCCGTGCGGTACGGCTTCCTGGTGGTCGAGGACGACCCGTACAGCGACCTGCGCTTCTCGGGCGAAGCCGTCGCGCCGATTCTCGCGCAGCGCGACGAGGTCGAGGGCGCCCGCGAGCACGCCGTGTACCTCGCGAGCCTCAGCAAGATCGTCGCGCCGGGCCTTCGCATCGGGTGGATGGTCTTGCCCGAGTGGCTCAAGGGAGCCGTCGTGATCGTGAAGCAAGCGTCGGACTTGCACGCCAGCACCTTCGCGCAGCACACGGCGGCGCGGTACCTCGCGAGCGGCCGTCTGGAGGCACACCTCGGCGCGATTCGCGCGGCGTACGGCGACCGAGCGAACGCGATGATGGACAGCTTGGAGCGGCACTTCCCGTCCGGCGTCTTGTCGTTCGAGCGGCCCGACGGCGGCATGTTCTTGTGGGCGCGCCTCGCCGAGGGCGTGGACACGACCGCGATCGTGAACCGCGCGATCGAGAACGGCGTGGTGTTCGTGCCGGGCGCGTCCTTCTTCGTGGGCGGCACGTCGCGTCCCTTCATGCGGCTCTCGTACGTGACGTCGACGCACGAACGCATCGAGGAAGGCGTTCGTCGCCTCGCACGCACCATCCTGGACTGAGCTTCCCACGCGTGAAGGCGCTTCCCGATCGGGAAGCGCCTTCATCCACACCTCGCCGAAAGCCCGGCGACGCTCGCGAGGCGCGTCGTTCAGGGAGGCCAAGGCGCGCGACCGAACGGGCCGCTTACAATCACGTCGTGAGCAATACGCGTGAAGGTGGGCAAGCGTGGAGCGACGAGGTCGCTTCGCGCCCGGACGGCTACCGTCAGACGTGGACGCAGTGGATCGAGGGGCCCAACGCCCAGGGTCTGTTCGACGCGCTCGTTCTGCAGCGCGCGACCGGACGAACCGTGCTCGACTGCGGTTGCGGCGACGGCGTGTTCACGCTCGGCGTCGCGCGCGTCACGGCGCACGTCACCGCGCTCGACTTCTCGGGCGGGATGCTCGATCAGGCCCGCCGGGTCGTGCGGAACGCCGGGATGACGAACGTCGACTTCGTGCACGGGCACGCACGACGAGACGCCCCGCCGAAAGCCGAGCACTTCGACGTGGCGTACTCGCGGCGAGGCCCCAACATCACGCTCGTCGTTCCCAGGACCGTGAAGCGAGGAGGCGTCCTGCTCGGACTGCAACCGCTTCGGGACGCGGCCGGAGAAGAGCGTTACCGACTCGGCCTCGCCGAGTCACGGCTAGACGTCGTGCGCTTCGAAGCGTACGACGACGTGCTGTGCTTCCCGACCCTCGACGACTTCACGAGGTACCTGAGCCGCGTGCCCGGCATGCCCGATTTTCGCCGCGCCGAGCACGCCGAACTTCTCGGGGCGCACGCCGAACAGGCCCGCCGCCGCGACGGCACCTTCGGCGCGCCCGTGCACTACCTCTTGTGGGAAGCGCGCCGCCCGTGAACTCCTCAGCGAGAAAGCGCGCGCTCCATGCAAATCAACTTCAAGACGGGCAAGTCTTCGCGGCCGATGTCGATACGAACGCGACCGCGCGCTTCGTACCCCGCCGCCGCGTAGAAGCGCGCGAGGAACACGTTGTCCTCGTACGCGTCCAGCCGTAGCCACGCCGCGCCCCTCGCTCTCGCCTCCTCTTGAGCCGCCTGCAACAGTGCCTGCCCCCACCCTCGACCTTGCAACGCGGGCTCCACGGCGAGGCGATGCAAGTACAAGGCGGGAGCGGACGGTTCACGCCAAGGAACTTCGCCACCGAGCGCGGTGAGCGCGAACGTCCCGACGAGTTCGCCGTCGAGCAAGGCCACGAAGGCTTCACCCCTTTCCTGATCGCGTCGCACGAAGTCCAGCGGGTAAGGCGGCAACCAGTTGCGATGGCCTCGCGTTGCCAGGTGCAGACCGCACGCGCCAATCAAAGCTTCGATTCTCGGCACGTCGCTCGGTGAGGCCACGTGAACGGTGAGGGAGGTGGGCGAGTTCGTCAAGGTCGACGCCGAGCTCAATGAATCGAGGAGGGCGCCGTGGCGTACGGCGTCTCGATTCGAGCGCCGCGCTCGGCGGACGCTTCCCAAGCGTCCTGCAGTTGCTGCAGCCTCGCCCCGACCGAAAAGTCGAGCAGGAACGCCGCTTCGCCTCGCACGGCCTTGACGAGCTCCGACACGAGGTTCACGCCGCCGTCCTCGGACACGGGAAGCGGTTGAAGGGGGCCGTCGTCCGCCGCGAACATCGGAGTGCGCCAATGGCCGAGTCTCGCGGTCCCCGCGCTTCCGTACACGGTGAGGCTCACGTCCTCGGGACGGCGCACGTCCGTCAAGACGTTCACGGCAACCCGCACGCCCGACGCGAGCTCCAGCACCCCCACCGCGCTTTGCTCGCAATGTTCGGGGTCGCTCGGGAAGGTGACGTCGGCCCGCAGGCGCGTCACGGGCCCGAGGACGTCCTCCACGACTTGAAAGAGGTGCGGCGTGCACTCGCGCACGGGGCCGCCTTGCGCGCGCGTCGCGATCCACGGATTACGCTGCCACGCGCGCGGCCACTCGGGAAACACCATCGTGACCTCGGCGTGCCGTAGGTCCCCGAGGGTGCCCGATCGCACCTGCTCGGCGAAGACACGCACGCCCGCTTGGTACGGCAGGGGCAGTTGCATCGCGTGCACGACGCCCGCCGCGCGGGCCGCCTCCAGCATCTCGGTCGCCTCGGCGAGGTTCACGGCGAGCGGCTTTTCGCACAGCACGTGCCGCCCCGCTCGCAAGGCCGAGAGGACGAGGTCGTGGTGAGCGGCGGGCGGCACGGCGACGTACACGAGGTCCACGGCGTCCAGCAACGCGCGAGGATCGTCGAACCAGCGCCCGCCCGTCTCGCGAACGGCGGCGTCGGCGCGAGAAGCGTCGCGGTCGTGCAGCGCGGTGACGACCGTCTCGGGATGCGCGGCGAACGAGCGAGCGAGCGACAAGCCGATCGCGCCGACACCGAGAATGCCGACGCGCACGGGAGACGGGGAAGGAGCATGGGACATGACGGGCTGATTCTGCCACAACGCGCCGCGTCGTTCGCGAACCTCGTGGGCGGGCCGAGGCTTACTCTTCGACGGAACGACACGACGAATCAACCGAATCGGCTCGACGTGCGGGAACGACTTCTAACGGGCGCGAAGGCGACGTGAGCGGGAACTTGCTCGAAGCGTACCGTCACGCCGGAAACGCCGAGCTTCAATCGCTTGGTGCTCGGCGTCAGCGCGCCACGCGTCGCCCTCGGTAGTTCTGGAAGACGGCGATGCCGTAGGAGATCTTGCGGCCCGGGCCGAGCAGGGCGCGTCCCTTCCACGCGAGGCCCGTGCTCGACCCGCCGTCGAGCAGCACGGCGTCACGCACGCCGAGCCGCCGCATGATCTTGGCGGTTTCGCTTTGCGTGAGCTTGGCGGTCGTGGACAGCAGCACGATGTTGCGGTCGTGGCGAATGCCGAGGACGCTGCGGGCCGCCCGCGCGAAGATCGCCGGATCGCGAAAGCCGTCCCGAAAAGGGCGCACCACGATCACCCCGTTTCTCACGATGTGAGGTCCGCTCGCGACGACCGTTTCGTATCCGCGCCACGAAGCGCGGGCGAACGCTTCGACGTTCTTGACGCGCACGCGGTTGTTCGGCGTCAACGCGACCGCGACGGGCGCGCGCCCCGAGAAGACGTAACGGCCTTGCACGACGAGGTCGCCGACGGGCACGTACGTGCGTGGATGAAAGTACCCGCCGTTGATGAGGGCGACGCTGCCGCTGCGAGCGGCCATGCGCTGCAAGCTTTCCCCGGTGCCGAGCCCGCCGGGCGGCAGGATCGGCGTGACGAACACGCGCGGATCGCGCAAGTCCACACTCACGTACGAAACGGGCACGCCGAGAAGCTTGCCGCGCGTGAGACGAACGCTCGGGCCGAGTGCAAGCGCGCGGCGCGCGGAAGGACGAGTTGCACGCAGGCGTAGCGTCTGCCCGACGTAGATGGTGGTGCGCTTCAATCCATTGAGTCGCTGAAGGGCGGACACGGTGGTACCGTTCCTCACGGCGAGCTTGAACAGCGTGTCACCTCGCCGCACGACGACCGACGTGGGTGCGGCGAGCGCGCCGAGAAAGGCCGAGGCGAGCAGGCACACGCCGAGTACGAGGGAACGTGAAAACATGCTCTATGCCAGCATGAGTTCCTGACGGCACCGGACGTTCCCCATGAAGATCGTTCGGTCGTTCTCGTAATCGCGCATCATGCGCGCGGACGGCGTGTGGCCCTCACAGGTCGAGAGCCGTCACGAAGAGCGGGAGGAAGGGGTGACCTTCCTCCCGCTCGGCAGGCCCGGTTGATGTTCGATCAGCGCTGCGTATTTCCCGTGGTCGTGTCACTCGATCCACCGCTGGTGGACGTCGTGCCGGTCGAGGACATGCCGGAAGTGGACGTGCTGCCCGACGGCGAGCCCGACATTCGCGAGCTCGAGCCCATCGTCGATTCGTTCGCGCCCATCGTTCCAGAGGTACCCGTCGTGCCGGAGGTTCCCGACATGCCGGTCGTCCCCGTCATTCCTGTCATGCCCGACGATTGCACGCGCAGTTGGTTGTGCACGTCGCGCACGCCGCGCAC
This genomic stretch from Deinococcus yavapaiensis KR-236 harbors:
- a CDS encoding GNAT family N-acetyltransferase — translated: MTNSPTSLTVHVASPSDVPRIEALIGACGLHLATRGHRNWLPPYPLDFVRRDQERGEAFVALLDGELVGTFALTALGGEVPWREPSAPALYLHRLAVEPALQGRGWGQALLQAAQEEARARGAAWLRLDAYEDNVFLARFYAAAGYEARGRVRIDIGREDLPVLKLICMERALSR
- a CDS encoding class I SAM-dependent methyltransferase encodes the protein MSNTREGGQAWSDEVASRPDGYRQTWTQWIEGPNAQGLFDALVLQRATGRTVLDCGCGDGVFTLGVARVTAHVTALDFSGGMLDQARRVVRNAGMTNVDFVHGHARRDAPPKAEHFDVAYSRRGPNITLVVPRTVKRGGVLLGLQPLRDAAGEERYRLGLAESRLDVVRFEAYDDVLCFPTLDDFTRYLSRVPGMPDFRRAEHAELLGAHAEQARRRDGTFGAPVHYLLWEARRP
- a CDS encoding PLP-dependent aminotransferase family protein, with amino-acid sequence MHDLIATRMRSVKPSFVREILKVANRSDIISFAGGLPAPELFDVAGIDDAAREALASDPRGALQYGTTEGFEGLRAQLANLTNARGANVDVDDIVVTGGSQQGIDLIARTLFDPGDIVLVEQPTYLAALQVFELAQADVQGVASDEHGLDVDDLEAKLDALTAAGRRVKALYVVATFANPSGVTLTPERRRRVLELAVRYGFLVVEDDPYSDLRFSGEAVAPILAQRDEVEGAREHAVYLASLSKIVAPGLRIGWMVLPEWLKGAVVIVKQASDLHASTFAQHTAARYLASGRLEAHLGAIRAAYGDRANAMMDSLERHFPSGVLSFERPDGGMFLWARLAEGVDTTAIVNRAIENGVVFVPGASFFVGGTSRPFMRLSYVTSTHERIEEGVRRLARTILD
- a CDS encoding Gfo/Idh/MocA family protein, producing the protein MSHAPSPSPVRVGILGVGAIGLSLARSFAAHPETVVTALHDRDASRADAAVRETGGRWFDDPRALLDAVDLVYVAVPPAAHHDLVLSALRAGRHVLCEKPLAVNLAEATEMLEAARAAGVVHAMQLPLPYQAGVRVFAEQVRSGTLGDLRHAEVTMVFPEWPRAWQRNPWIATRAQGGPVRECTPHLFQVVEDVLGPVTRLRADVTFPSDPEHCEQSAVGVLELASGVRVAVNVLTDVRRPEDVSLTVYGSAGTARLGHWRTPMFAADDGPLQPLPVSEDGGVNLVSELVKAVRGEAAFLLDFSVGARLQQLQDAWEASAERGARIETPYATAPSSIH
- a CDS encoding phosphodiester glycosidase family protein — encoded protein: MFSRSLVLGVCLLASAFLGALAAPTSVVVRRGDTLFKLAVRNGTTVSALQRLNGLKRTTIYVGQTLRLRATRPSARRALALGPSVRLTRGKLLGVPVSYVSVDLRDPRVFVTPILPPGGLGTGESLQRMAARSGSVALINGGYFHPRTYVPVGDLVVQGRYVFSGRAPVAVALTPNNRVRVKNVEAFARASWRGYETVVASGPHIVRNGVIVVRPFRDGFRDPAIFARAARSVLGIRHDRNIVLLSTTAKLTQSETAKIMRRLGVRDAVLLDGGSSTGLAWKGRALLGPGRKISYGIAVFQNYRGRRVAR